The Nocardioides panzhihuensis genome has a segment encoding these proteins:
- a CDS encoding MlaE family ABC transporter permease, translated as MTATQTDRMEPSGPRGMTPERQRIAAEALQSNALFKALASFGDFYAFVVSVFRKGFTHSFQFREFVSQAWFITTVSFWPALLVAIPFCVVIIFQVNQLLIEIGAVDLAGAGAAVAVVREIGPIVSVLVVAGAGATAICADLGSRKIREEIDAMTTLGIDPIHRLVVPRVAASTLVGIALNGLVTVVGLVGGYFFSVVLQGATPGLYLNDLTLLVGLSDFIAAEAKAAIFGLLAGLTACYLGLNAKGGPKGVGEAVNQTVVFAFMLLFAANSVISTLFLQFKLGA; from the coding sequence ATGACGGCCACCCAGACAGACCGGATGGAGCCGTCCGGTCCCCGCGGCATGACGCCCGAGCGTCAGCGGATCGCCGCCGAGGCGCTCCAGTCGAACGCCCTCTTCAAGGCGCTGGCGTCCTTCGGCGACTTCTACGCTTTCGTCGTCTCGGTCTTCCGCAAGGGGTTCACGCACAGCTTCCAGTTCCGCGAGTTCGTCTCCCAGGCCTGGTTCATCACGACCGTCTCGTTCTGGCCCGCGCTCCTGGTCGCGATCCCGTTCTGCGTCGTCATCATCTTCCAGGTCAACCAGCTCCTGATCGAGATCGGCGCGGTCGACCTCGCCGGGGCCGGGGCCGCCGTCGCCGTCGTCCGCGAGATCGGTCCGATCGTCAGCGTCCTGGTCGTCGCCGGTGCCGGGGCGACCGCGATCTGCGCGGACCTGGGCTCCCGCAAGATCCGCGAGGAGATCGACGCGATGACCACGCTCGGGATCGACCCGATCCACCGGCTCGTCGTGCCGCGCGTGGCCGCCTCGACCCTGGTGGGCATCGCGCTCAACGGTCTGGTGACCGTCGTCGGCCTGGTCGGCGGCTACTTCTTCTCGGTGGTGCTGCAGGGCGCGACCCCAGGGCTCTACCTCAACGACCTCACCCTTCTCGTGGGCTTGTCAGACTTCATCGCAGCTGAGGCGAAAGCCGCGATCTTCGGACTGCTGGCCGGGTTGACTGCCTGCTACCTGGGCCTCAACGCCAAGGGCGGCCCCAAGGGCGTCGGGGAAGCGGTGAACCAGACCGTCGTGTTCGCGTTCATGCTTCTGTTCGCCGCCAACAGCGTGATCAGCACCCTGTTCCTCCAGTTCAAGTTGGGAGCCTGA
- a CDS encoding FAD-dependent oxidoreductase, translated as MNASSPEQVYDVVVVGSGFGGSVAALRLVEKGYRVLVLEAGRRFRDEDFAATSWDARRFLFAPRIGCFGIQRIRLLRDVVVLAGAGVGGGSLVYANTLYEPRSDAFYRDAQWSHITDWRDELAPYYDQAKRMLGVRPNPTTTRPDEIMGEVAAELGVADTYGPAPVGVFFGRGDTLEPGVTVADPYFGGIGPDRTGCLECGECMTGCRHNAKNTLLKNYLHLAERGGAEVRELTTVDSITPYDCGYRIAVHESGGSRRRTAHTITADQVIIAAGTWGTQELLHTMKQRGLLPGLSDRLGELTRTNSEALCTASMRPGARIDGDLNRGVAITSSIHPNDHTHIEPVRYGAGSGFMGLLTTVMTDGGGRVPRALKWIGQILRHPVQFLGHYLGIRTWAERTVIALVMQTSDNSITVFGKKRRIGRGALRLSSKQGHGEPNPTWIPVANQAIRSISEKIDGRPFSSIGEIFNIPMTAHFLGGCVIGDSAESGVVDPYHRVHGHPGLHITDGSTISANLGVNPSLTVTAQAERAMSLWPNKGETDLRPPLGAAYERIAPVGPKQPMVPAEAPAALRLPVVEINGRAAS; from the coding sequence GTGAACGCATCGAGCCCTGAACAGGTCTACGACGTCGTCGTGGTCGGCTCCGGCTTCGGCGGCTCGGTCGCCGCTCTGCGACTGGTCGAGAAGGGCTACCGGGTGCTGGTGCTCGAGGCCGGTCGCCGGTTCCGCGACGAGGACTTCGCGGCGACCTCCTGGGATGCCCGGAGGTTCCTGTTCGCGCCTCGGATCGGCTGCTTCGGGATCCAGCGCATCCGGCTCCTCCGCGACGTGGTCGTGCTGGCCGGCGCCGGCGTGGGCGGTGGGTCGCTGGTGTACGCGAACACGCTCTACGAGCCGCGCTCGGACGCGTTCTACCGCGACGCTCAGTGGTCCCACATCACCGACTGGCGCGACGAGCTGGCTCCCTACTACGACCAGGCAAAACGCATGCTCGGGGTCCGGCCCAACCCGACGACCACCCGGCCCGACGAGATCATGGGCGAGGTCGCCGCCGAGCTCGGCGTGGCCGACACCTACGGTCCCGCGCCGGTCGGGGTCTTCTTCGGTCGCGGTGACACGTTGGAGCCGGGCGTAACGGTCGCCGACCCGTACTTCGGCGGGATCGGCCCCGACCGCACCGGTTGTCTGGAGTGCGGCGAGTGCATGACCGGATGTCGGCACAACGCGAAGAACACGCTGCTGAAGAACTACCTCCATCTCGCCGAGCGGGGTGGTGCCGAGGTGCGGGAGCTCACCACCGTCGACAGCATCACCCCGTACGACTGCGGCTACCGCATCGCGGTTCACGAGTCGGGCGGCTCGCGCCGCCGCACCGCGCACACGATCACGGCCGACCAGGTCATCATCGCTGCCGGCACCTGGGGTACGCAGGAGCTGCTGCACACCATGAAGCAGCGCGGGCTCCTACCCGGCCTCTCGGACCGGCTCGGTGAGCTGACCCGCACGAACTCCGAAGCGCTGTGCACCGCGAGCATGCGGCCCGGAGCCCGGATCGACGGCGACCTCAACCGCGGCGTCGCCATCACCAGCTCGATCCACCCCAACGACCACACCCACATCGAGCCGGTGCGCTACGGCGCCGGCTCCGGGTTCATGGGGTTGCTCACCACCGTCATGACCGACGGCGGCGGCCGGGTGCCCAGGGCGCTGAAGTGGATCGGCCAGATCCTGCGCCACCCCGTCCAGTTCCTCGGTCACTACCTGGGGATCCGCACCTGGGCGGAGCGTACGGTCATCGCCTTGGTCATGCAGACCAGCGACAACTCGATCACCGTCTTCGGCAAGAAGCGGCGCATCGGCCGCGGGGCGCTGCGGCTGTCCTCGAAGCAGGGCCACGGCGAGCCGAACCCGACCTGGATCCCGGTCGCCAACCAGGCGATCCGCAGCATCAGCGAGAAGATCGACGGCCGGCCGTTCTCGAGCATCGGCGAGATCTTCAACATCCCGATGACGGCCCACTTCCTTGGTGGCTGCGTCATCGGGGACAGCGCGGAGAGCGGCGTCGTCGACCCCTACCACCGCGTCCACGGCCACCCTGGGCTGCACATCACCGACGGCTCGACGATCTCCGCCAACCTCGGCGTGAACCCGAGCCTGACCGTCACCGCGCAGGCCGAGCGCGCCATGTCCTTGTGGCCGAACAAGGGCGAGACCGACCTGCGCCCGCCGCTCGGTGCCGCATACGAGCGGATCGCGCCGGTCGGCCCGAAGCAGCCGATGGTGCCGGCCGAGGCGCCGGCCGCGTTGCGGCTTCCGGTGGTCGAGATCAACGGTCGGGCCGCTTCATGA
- a CDS encoding MlaE family ABC transporter permease, with the protein MAVNASALRELGEQLAFHARAYSHVPHAFHRYRKEVVRLLAEVAMGTGALALIGGTVLVIGFLTAASGIEVGLQAYTSFDNIGVSALSGFFSAYFNTREVAPIIAGIALTATVGAGFTAQIGAMRVSEEIDALEVMAVPPVPYLVTTRIMAGLIAVIPLYAIAVMMCWLATRLVVTVGYDEAPGTYQHYFDTFLIPGDLFLSMLKVTIMALVVVSVCCYHGFKAAGGPAGVGRAVGRAVRSALIAIMFVDLIFGIAIWGGPSVHIAG; encoded by the coding sequence ATGGCGGTCAACGCATCAGCACTCCGCGAGCTCGGCGAGCAGCTCGCCTTCCATGCACGCGCCTACTCCCACGTCCCTCATGCCTTCCACCGCTACCGCAAGGAAGTCGTCCGGCTCCTGGCCGAGGTCGCGATGGGAACCGGGGCCTTGGCACTGATCGGCGGGACCGTTCTCGTGATCGGGTTTCTCACCGCGGCGTCGGGCATCGAGGTCGGCCTGCAGGCGTACACCTCCTTCGACAACATCGGCGTCTCCGCGCTGTCGGGATTCTTCTCGGCGTACTTCAACACCCGCGAGGTGGCTCCGATCATCGCCGGGATCGCGCTCACCGCGACCGTCGGCGCGGGCTTCACCGCCCAGATCGGCGCGATGCGGGTCTCAGAAGAGATCGATGCGCTCGAGGTGATGGCGGTGCCGCCGGTGCCCTACCTGGTCACCACCCGGATCATGGCCGGGCTCATCGCGGTCATCCCGCTGTACGCCATCGCGGTGATGATGTGCTGGCTGGCGACCCGGCTCGTGGTGACCGTCGGCTACGACGAGGCACCGGGTACCTACCAGCACTACTTCGACACCTTCCTGATCCCCGGCGACCTGTTCCTGTCCATGCTGAAGGTCACGATCATGGCGCTGGTCGTGGTCTCGGTGTGCTGCTACCACGGATTCAAGGCCGCGGGCGGGCCCGCCGGCGTCGGCCGTGCCGTCGGCCGCGCCGTGCGGTCGGCCCTCATCGCCATCATGTTCGTCGACCTGATCTTCGGCATCGCCATCTGGGGCGGTCCGTCGGTCCACATCGCGGGGTGA
- a CDS encoding MCE family protein: protein MVDRHVTYGLTFIALILALIVGTVASYKGVFRSTVPLTVSSDRAGLTLAPGAAVKLRGVVIGRVGSVDHDAGDGVSIQLEIDQDELNQISSDTTAEIVPPTAFGAKYIQLNPGEPGAERIQAGSTIDADRVTVEVDEAFENLTQVLDTAKPAEVAAALTAVSQAVDQRGEDIGLLITQTNGYLTSFNPYLSTLTSDIRSGASVAQTYDTARPDLVALADKAAVTSRTLTTQQKSLHAFEVSLYSFDNSASQLLDSSGRRLTTTLKLTAPVADVVERYSPELPCTILGLASANKLAEAAVGGTHPGITTITRIVPGRDPYTYERNLPKIGDTRSPECYGLPYVTEEEAQAAVPTFATGANPYAGKQPTVQENTLTTLLGLLAGGANAAGGKQ, encoded by the coding sequence ATGGTTGATCGTCACGTCACGTACGGCCTCACCTTCATCGCGCTGATCCTCGCGCTGATCGTCGGCACCGTCGCCAGCTATAAGGGCGTCTTCCGCTCCACCGTCCCGCTCACCGTCTCCTCCGACCGGGCCGGTCTGACTTTGGCCCCGGGGGCAGCGGTCAAACTCCGAGGTGTGGTGATCGGCCGGGTCGGTTCGGTCGACCATGACGCCGGCGACGGGGTCTCGATCCAGCTCGAAATCGACCAGGACGAGCTCAATCAGATCTCCAGCGACACCACCGCCGAGATCGTCCCGCCGACAGCGTTCGGAGCAAAGTACATCCAGCTCAACCCCGGTGAGCCGGGCGCCGAGCGGATCCAGGCCGGGTCCACGATCGACGCCGACCGGGTCACGGTCGAGGTCGACGAGGCGTTCGAGAACCTCACTCAGGTACTGGACACGGCCAAGCCTGCCGAGGTCGCGGCCGCGCTCACCGCCGTCTCGCAGGCGGTCGACCAGCGCGGCGAGGACATCGGGCTCCTGATCACCCAGACCAACGGCTACCTCACCTCGTTCAACCCCTATCTGAGCACCCTCACCAGCGACATCAGGTCGGGCGCGAGCGTCGCTCAGACCTACGACACCGCGCGGCCCGACCTGGTGGCCCTGGCCGACAAGGCTGCGGTGACCAGCAGGACCCTGACCACCCAGCAGAAGTCGCTGCACGCCTTCGAGGTCAGCCTGTACTCCTTCGACAACAGCGCGAGCCAGCTGCTGGACAGCTCGGGTAGGCGGCTGACCACCACGTTGAAGCTGACCGCCCCGGTCGCTGACGTAGTCGAGCGCTACTCGCCGGAGCTCCCGTGCACGATCCTCGGCCTCGCCTCGGCCAACAAGCTCGCCGAGGCCGCCGTCGGCGGCACACATCCGGGAATCACCACGATCACCCGCATCGTCCCGGGTCGCGATCCATACACGTACGAGCGCAACCTGCCGAAGATCGGCGACACCAGGTCTCCCGAGTGCTACGGGCTTCCGTACGTCACCGAGGAGGAGGCACAGGCTGCGGTGCCGACCTTCGCAACCGGCGCCAACCCCTACGCGGGCAAGCAGCCCACGGTCCAGGAGAACACGCTCACCACGCTGCTCGGCCTGCTGGCCGGTGGCGCCAACGCCGCAGGAGGTAAACAGTGA
- a CDS encoding MCE family protein, with amino-acid sequence MTNSSSLLLRRVLIGLALLLLATGGYYTVKDTRSTVLTAVFSNADGLYEGDDVKVLGVAVGRVTEVDPQDDGVHVRVEVEGGQRIPADANAAIVSPSLVSGRFVQLSPAYTDGPAMSDGGQIQLDRTAVPVSFDEVKKQLTDLATALAPAGSGKQPLRTAIETLDANLRNGNAEQLSEAVEGLRSATATLSDGRADMFTTVSNLNSFTKNLAVNDAAVAGFTEQLSEVSAVLAANRRELTKAIEELSAALVATGELTHDNRGRIKNSVRDLNLLSAALADRSNQLAAILQMAPTALIDLFNVIDKQAITGRASLTGLNDAAQLVCGAVLGAGGTAQQCRDALAPLVDLVKTAQQGTTGPGATGPGTGQPETAPPADPGLPSTPLPDLGSGLHGVQPLLPGLLGTDLGGDR; translated from the coding sequence ATGACCAACTCCTCCAGTCTCCTGCTGCGCCGTGTCCTGATCGGGCTCGCGCTACTGCTCCTCGCCACTGGCGGCTACTACACGGTCAAGGACACCCGCTCGACGGTGCTGACCGCGGTCTTCAGCAACGCCGACGGGCTCTACGAGGGCGACGACGTCAAGGTCCTCGGGGTCGCCGTCGGCCGGGTCACCGAGGTCGATCCGCAAGACGACGGCGTACATGTGAGGGTCGAGGTCGAGGGCGGGCAGCGGATACCGGCCGACGCCAACGCCGCGATCGTCTCCCCGAGCCTGGTCAGCGGACGGTTCGTCCAGCTCTCACCTGCCTACACCGACGGCCCGGCGATGTCCGACGGTGGCCAGATCCAGCTGGACCGCACCGCGGTGCCGGTCTCGTTCGACGAGGTCAAGAAGCAGCTCACCGACCTCGCTACCGCGCTCGCTCCCGCTGGCTCCGGCAAGCAGCCGCTCCGGACCGCCATCGAGACCCTGGACGCCAACCTCCGCAACGGCAACGCCGAGCAGCTGAGTGAGGCAGTTGAGGGGCTCCGCAGCGCCACCGCGACCCTCTCGGACGGGCGCGCCGACATGTTCACGACCGTCTCCAACCTGAACAGCTTCACCAAGAACCTCGCTGTCAACGATGCCGCCGTGGCCGGGTTCACCGAACAGCTCAGCGAGGTCTCCGCGGTGTTGGCCGCCAACCGGCGCGAGCTCACGAAGGCGATCGAGGAGCTCTCCGCGGCACTGGTGGCGACGGGTGAGCTCACCCACGACAACCGCGGCAGGATCAAGAATTCCGTACGCGACCTGAACCTGCTCAGCGCTGCCCTCGCGGACCGGTCCAACCAGCTGGCGGCGATCCTGCAGATGGCTCCGACGGCCTTGATCGATCTCTTCAACGTGATCGACAAGCAGGCGATCACCGGCCGGGCCTCACTGACCGGGCTCAACGACGCCGCCCAGCTCGTCTGCGGCGCCGTGCTCGGTGCCGGCGGCACGGCACAGCAGTGCCGTGATGCGCTCGCGCCGCTCGTCGACCTGGTCAAGACCGCCCAGCAAGGCACGACCGGGCCAGGCGCGACGGGGCCAGGCACGGGTCAGCCAGAGACGGCCCCACCGGCCGACCCGGGGCTACCGTCGACACCGCTCCCTGATCTGGGTTCGGGCCTCCACGGGGTACAACCACTCTTGCCCGGCCTGCTCGGCACCGACCTCGGAGGCGACCGATGA
- a CDS encoding MCE family protein, translating to MTSNSKLRRRERSDLIKFGIFLVVAALFTYWVGVVTAAHRPGDRVTYDAVFANVSGLQKGDSVRIAGVDVGKVTALAVQRDATVRVSFDVPRDQKLNASTEATVQYRNLIGDRIVQLSRPDPDARPIKAGDTIPISQTRPALDLDLLLNGFKPLFAGLAPAQINAFSGDLIKILQGQSSAISTLVQRAASLTTTLGNRQELIGEVIRNLNTVVGTLDDKRETIQALIDQFSKLLDGLEQQDTQILDAAAQTDRFARDAASLVEAGREDLAADLTQLTKTANGINQEQATLQQVLQKLPNHYAAIQNTASYGNYFNFFLCGVRIQTEATITTPWIMSDTQRCKR from the coding sequence GTGACCAGCAACAGTAAACTTCGGCGCCGGGAGCGTTCCGACCTGATCAAGTTCGGAATCTTCTTGGTGGTCGCGGCGCTTTTCACCTACTGGGTCGGTGTGGTGACGGCCGCGCATCGCCCCGGCGACCGGGTTACGTACGATGCCGTCTTCGCCAACGTGTCGGGTCTCCAAAAGGGCGACTCGGTCCGGATCGCCGGCGTGGACGTCGGCAAGGTCACGGCCCTGGCAGTCCAGCGCGACGCGACCGTGCGCGTCTCCTTTGACGTCCCGCGGGACCAGAAGCTCAACGCCTCGACCGAGGCCACGGTGCAGTACCGGAACCTCATCGGCGACCGGATCGTCCAACTCAGCCGGCCCGACCCGGACGCCAGACCGATCAAGGCCGGCGACACCATCCCAATATCCCAGACCAGGCCGGCCCTCGACCTCGACCTGCTGCTCAACGGGTTCAAGCCGCTCTTCGCGGGCCTTGCCCCGGCGCAGATCAACGCCTTCTCCGGTGACCTGATCAAGATCCTCCAAGGGCAGAGCTCCGCCATCTCCACGCTGGTGCAGCGGGCGGCCTCGCTCACCACGACGCTCGGGAACCGCCAGGAGCTGATCGGGGAGGTGATCCGCAACCTCAACACTGTCGTCGGCACCCTCGATGACAAGCGCGAGACCATCCAGGCGCTCATCGACCAGTTCAGCAAGCTTCTCGACGGTCTCGAGCAGCAGGACACCCAGATCCTCGATGCAGCGGCGCAGACCGACCGGTTCGCCCGTGACGCGGCGTCACTGGTCGAGGCGGGCAGGGAAGACCTGGCGGCCGACCTTACTCAGCTCACCAAGACGGCGAACGGCATCAACCAGGAGCAGGCCACTCTTCAGCAGGTCCTGCAGAAGCTGCCGAACCACTACGCGGCGATCCAGAACACCGCCTCGTACGGCAACTACTTCAACTTCTTCCTGTGTGGGGTCCGGATCCAGACCGAGGCCACCATCACGACTCCCTGGATCATGTCCGACACGCAGAGGTGCAAACGATGA
- a CDS encoding MCE family protein encodes MSVRTPSQNAARGLIGTMAIALVVTASLNYNKLPLVGNGDIIHAAFTEAGGLKGGDAVMVSGAQVGKVRDVRLDGDEVVADLVVTEGDVDLGGKTEARIITVTLLGRAAVELVPSGSGRLSAGDTIPTSRTSSPYNLTATLNELTTTTADIDKAQLAGALDQASAALSGTHDDVGPALRGVTELTAAVEQNDDQLRALLARASRVSGVLASRNEQIETLLVSGQSLLQQLNARQAVVVSLLGSVQDLSTQLRGLVDDNRATLGPALDQLDAVVTLLNRNRAALQDAITGLRGYVTGFGEAISTGPWFDAYIQNLTSPGTLAPIVSGVVK; translated from the coding sequence ATGAGCGTCCGTACGCCCTCCCAGAACGCCGCCCGAGGCCTGATCGGCACCATGGCGATCGCCCTGGTGGTCACCGCCAGCCTCAACTACAACAAGCTCCCGCTCGTGGGCAACGGTGACATCATCCACGCCGCCTTCACCGAGGCCGGTGGCCTCAAAGGTGGAGATGCCGTGATGGTCTCCGGCGCCCAGGTGGGCAAGGTTCGTGACGTCCGTCTCGATGGCGACGAGGTCGTCGCCGACTTGGTCGTCACCGAAGGTGATGTCGACCTCGGCGGCAAGACCGAGGCACGCATCATCACGGTCACGCTCCTCGGCCGGGCCGCCGTCGAGCTCGTCCCCTCCGGCAGCGGGCGGCTGAGTGCCGGTGACACGATCCCGACCTCCCGGACGTCCTCGCCCTACAACCTCACCGCCACGCTGAACGAACTGACGACGACCACGGCGGACATCGACAAGGCACAGCTGGCCGGCGCGCTCGACCAGGCCAGCGCAGCTCTGAGCGGAACCCACGACGACGTCGGGCCCGCTCTGCGAGGTGTCACTGAGCTCACCGCCGCCGTCGAACAGAACGACGACCAGCTTCGCGCTCTGCTCGCCCGCGCCTCACGGGTCTCGGGCGTCCTCGCCAGTCGCAACGAGCAGATCGAGACCCTGCTTGTCTCCGGACAGTCGCTGCTCCAGCAGCTCAACGCTCGCCAGGCCGTCGTAGTGAGCCTGCTTGGCAGCGTGCAGGACCTCTCCACGCAGCTGCGTGGACTCGTCGACGACAACCGGGCCACCCTCGGCCCGGCACTGGACCAGCTCGATGCGGTGGTCACTCTGCTCAACCGGAACAGAGCGGCTCTCCAGGACGCCATCACCGGCCTACGCGGGTACGTCACCGGGTTCGGGGAGGCCATCTCGACCGGACCGTGGTTCGACGCGTACATCCAGAACCTCACCTCGCCGGGCACGCTGGCGCCGATCGTCTCGGGGGTCGTGAAATGA